A portion of the Corticium candelabrum chromosome 5, ooCorCand1.1, whole genome shotgun sequence genome contains these proteins:
- the LOC134179489 gene encoding isoleucine--tRNA ligase, mitochondrial-like isoform X1, producing the protein MMQGYRVHYIPGWDCHGLPIEIKALQAIEHEKLSPLAIRNKACRFAEHYIKQQREQFQRWGLLADWSNAYRTMDKPYEANQLRVFLHMYEDGLVYRSVKPVYWSPSSRTALAEAELEYYDKISKSIYVKFCLQSASMPDFLRGDKPVSLLVWTTTPWTIPANKAVCFSNDATYCVVECECPGRERERLIVAVNKLDDVRRALKQELPVLMTFPGHSLRTVCYHHAFQNDIVCPVLSGSHVSMETGTGLVHTAPAHGMEDYVIGKEHGLDLDCAVDDDGLFAESVGFGLAGKNVLDEGNIAVIDHLERCGALLHTSDYVHRYPHDWRTKQPIILRSTPQWFASLTVLKEQAMRSLNNVKMTPTSSVNRMMSMLEGRDDWCISRQRVWGVPIPAFYSSDTGEVLMNRASVSHVISLVEKQGADCWWKLPVADLLSRDVIEQSGSSDFIRGDDTMDIWFDSGTSWASVLKESLDGLDGIADMYLEGSDQHRGWFQSSLLTRVAVHGDAPYKHIVTHGFVLDEQGRKMSKSLGNVISPDDIINGNKHQSGYGADIMRLWSASTDYQTDISLGPGLLSRISEQYRKVRNTARFMLGNLFDFTPSTELLPDSQLLPLDQYVLHLLHLYADEVTKAYEDLVFSKVHHSLMHLVTTDLSAFYFDSIKDRLYVETAKSPVRLSAQTALYHLLSIISKSFAPILPHLAEEIYSHRVGLPDESGSAFKNGWLDCPSSWRRPDLATDFEIGRQIQNLAHNVLEKARIDKAIGSSLEADLIIATPKGRVYDALRRLHGRDGTCGVSALCDIVNTSHVSLVCSEDMVVQPDLHLHDCAAVETGLPENDIYAVSGDIALNDGTVT; encoded by the exons ATGATGCAAGGATACAGAGTTCATTACATTCCTGGTTGGGACTGCCACGGACTACCTATCGAGATAAAG GCACTACAAGCGATCGAACACGAAAAGTTATCTCCTCTTGCTATCAGAAATAAAG CATGCAGGTTTGCTGAACATTACATCAAGCAACAGAGAGAGCAATTCCAACGGTGGGGTCTTCTTGCAGATTG GTCAAATGCTTATAGAACAATGGATAAGCCATATGAAGCAAATCAGCTGAGAGTGTTTCTTCATATGTATGAAGAT GGACTTGTATATCGTAGTGTCAAACCAGTCTATTGGTCACCATCCTCAAG AACTGCCCTTGCAGAAGCCGAGCTTGAATACTATGACAAAATCAG CAAGTCTATATACGTGAAATTTTGCCTTCAGTCTGCAAGTATGCCAGACTTTCTGCGTGGAG ATAAGCCAGTGTCACTACTGGTATGGACAACAACACCGTGGACCATCCCAGCTAACAAAGCAGTCTGTTTTAGCAATGATGCAAC GTATTGTGTAGTTGAATGTGAATGCCCTGGACGGGAGAGAGAGCGACTCATTGTGGCTGTGAACAAACTTGATGATGTTCGACGTGCTCTCAAACAGGAATTGCCAGTTCTAATGACATTTCCTG GTCATTCTCTTAGGACTGTTTGCTATCACCATGCATTTCAGAATGATATCGTCTGCCCGGTTCTTTCAGGATCTCACGTTAGCATGGAGACGGGTACAGGACTAGTGCACACTGCTCCAGCACATGGAATGGAAGATTATGTCATTGGCAAAGAACATGGCTTAGACTTG GATTGCgctgttgatgatgatggatTGTTTGCCGAATCTGTGGGGTTTGGTCTTGCAGGGAAGAATGTATTGGATGAGGGAAACATTGCCG TGATTGACCATCTGGAGAGATGTGGAGCATTGCTGCATACATCTGATTACGTGCATCGTTACCCACATGACTGGCGTACCAAACAGCCCATCATACTTCGCTCAACACCACAATGGTTTGCTAGTCTTACTGTTCTAAAGGAACAAGCAATG AGAAGTCTGAATAATGTAAAAATGACTCCTACTAGCTCAGTAAACAGAATGATGTCAATGCTGGAAGGAAGAGATGATTGGTGTATATCCAGACAGAGAGTTTGGGGCGTTCCCATTCCAGCATTTTATAGTAGTGACACGGGTGAAGTCCTAATGAACAG GGCTTCTGTGAGTCATGTCATCTCTCTTGTTGAGAAGCAAGGTGCTGACTGTTGGTGGAAGTTGCCTGTCGCCGATCTTCTTTCACGTGATGTGATTGAACAG TCTGGCAGCTCAGATTTTATTCGAGGTGATGACACCATGGATATTTGGTTTGACAGTGGAACTTCTTGGGCGTCAGTCTTGAAAG AATCTTTGGATGGGTTAGATGGCATTGCCGATATGTATCTTGAGGGTTCAGATCAACATCGTGGCTGGTTCCAGTCATCGTTGTTGACTAGAGTCGCAGTGCATGGTGATGCACCTTACAA ACACATTGTCACACATGGGTTTGTGCTGGATGAACAAGGTCGAAAAATGTCGAAGTCGCTTGGTAATGTTATATCTCCAGATGACATCATCAATGGGAACAAG CATCAATCTGGCTATGGAGCTGATATAATGCGTCTGTGGTCAGCCTCTACTGACTATCAAACAGATATTTCTTTGGGTCCAGGCTTACTGTCTCGAATTTCTGAGCAATACAGAAAG GTCAGGAACACAGCTCGTTTTATGTTGGGCAATTTGTTTGATTTCACTCCTTCGACTGAATTACTGCCTGACAGCCAGCTCTTGCCTCTTGACCAGTATGTATTACATCTTTTACACTTGTATGCCGATGAA GTAACGAAGGCATATGAAGATTTGGTATTTTCAAAGGTTCATCACAGCCTCATGCATTTAGTCACAACTGACTTGTCAGCATTTTATTTTGACTCAATAAAAGACAG GTTGTATGTTGAAACTGCGAAGAGTCCTGTCAGACTGAGTGCTCAAACGGCATTGTATCATCTTCTGTCTATAATTTCCAAATCATTTGCTCCGATACTGCCTCATCTTGCCGAAGAAATTTACAGTCACAGAGTTGGATTGCCAGATG AATCAGGTAGTGCATTCAAGAATGGCTGGCTGGACTGTCCAAGTTCGTGGAGGAGACCAGATTTGGCTACCGACTTTGAAATTGGCCGACAGATTCAAAATCTGGCACATAATGTGCTAGAGAAAGCCAGGATTGATAAAGCTATTGGAAGCTCATTGGAAGCCGACTTGATTATTGCGACTCCAAAAGGAAGAGTTTATGATGCACTGAGA AGATTGCATGGGAGGGATGGAACGTGTGGAGTATCTGCATTGTGTGATATTGTAAACACATCCCACGTGTCGCTAGTGTGTAGTGAAGACATGGTTGTTCAACCTGACTTGCACCTCCACGATTGTGCTGCTGTCGAGACCGGTCTCCCCGAGAATGACATATATGCGGTCTCTGGAGACATTGCTTTGAATGATGGTACGGTGACATAA